Proteins from one Dysgonomonas sp. HDW5A genomic window:
- a CDS encoding glycoside hydrolase family 76 protein has translation MKKFLTIIACFLLVAVACSESSSTDTPDKPSGGATLSEQNLARAMQIADQAISLYFTGDGMAMARYYNPYTEIRSEEKGSVWMYTSSIEAVNAILHGLKAQKDHGSSTLYDQHFNRYVDLLAKLYDNADYYLGTFELTSYTQTKEWTVYGVNRGGSKGAAKVEGIENVYDDQMWLVRELLEAYKLTNDQKYLNKAEYLTEYVLDGWDCTRDANGNEVGGIPWGPGYVTKHSCSNGPMVSPLVWLHELYKSKPDMIEHRYIDATDKKTRKTQMQKKSDYYLDFAKKIYDWQKKNLLRADGVYDDMMGGCTPGSPETEIIDGVPYRKGGTCVDRVGPAITYNSGTMLSGAADLFRATGNNMYLEDGQKLSTASFGYFAKLGVNKPGYYTYDISGFRDWFNGVLMRGYVDLYPSYKTVDVCINSFQKNLDYGYDNFLYKDMLPTNLLVGWNLDRGKNNTEGMFMFAFAAEYAVLAKYELQK, from the coding sequence ATGAAAAAATTTCTTACAATAATTGCTTGTTTTCTGCTGGTTGCGGTTGCTTGCAGTGAAAGTTCGTCCACCGATACCCCCGATAAACCGTCGGGGGGGGCGACTCTTTCTGAACAAAACCTTGCCCGAGCCATGCAAATAGCCGATCAGGCCATTTCTCTTTATTTTACAGGAGATGGTATGGCCATGGCAAGATACTATAATCCGTATACAGAAATCCGATCCGAAGAAAAAGGTAGTGTATGGATGTATACCAGCTCTATTGAAGCAGTTAATGCGATTCTTCACGGACTTAAGGCACAAAAAGATCATGGCAGTTCAACACTATACGATCAGCATTTCAATCGCTATGTAGATTTGCTGGCTAAGTTGTACGATAATGCCGATTATTACTTAGGTACGTTTGAATTAACCTCTTATACCCAAACCAAAGAATGGACAGTGTATGGAGTTAACAGGGGAGGCTCTAAAGGTGCTGCTAAAGTAGAAGGCATCGAAAATGTATACGACGATCAGATGTGGTTGGTACGTGAGTTGCTGGAAGCATATAAGTTAACCAACGATCAGAAGTATTTAAATAAGGCGGAATATTTAACCGAATATGTACTCGATGGTTGGGATTGCACACGTGATGCCAACGGAAATGAAGTGGGAGGTATTCCATGGGGACCGGGTTACGTAACCAAGCATTCGTGTAGTAACGGACCGATGGTTAGTCCATTAGTATGGTTGCACGAATTATACAAAAGCAAACCCGATATGATTGAGCACCGGTATATAGATGCTACCGACAAGAAAACCCGAAAAACACAAATGCAGAAGAAAAGCGATTATTATTTGGACTTTGCCAAAAAAATATATGACTGGCAAAAGAAAAATTTATTGCGTGCCGATGGTGTATATGATGATATGATGGGAGGATGTACTCCGGGAAGCCCTGAAACAGAAATAATCGATGGTGTACCTTATCGTAAAGGAGGAACTTGTGTTGACCGTGTAGGACCGGCAATCACTTACAATAGTGGAACAATGCTCTCGGGAGCAGCCGATCTATTTCGTGCGACAGGTAACAATATGTATTTGGAAGATGGGCAAAAACTGTCAACCGCAAGCTTTGGCTATTTTGCTAAACTGGGTGTAAACAAGCCCGGATATTATACTTATGACATCAGTGGTTTCAGAGATTGGTTCAATGGTGTATTGATGCGTGGTTATGTAGACCTGTATCCATCCTATAAAACTGTTGATGTTTGTATCAATAGCTTTCAGAAGAACCTTGATTACGGGTATGACAACTTCCTTTATAAAGACATGCTTCCTACCAATCTGCTGGTTGGTTGGAATCTCGACAGGGGAAAGAACAATACGGAAGGAATGTTCATGTTTGCCTTTGCTGCCGAATATGCTGTATTGGCAAAGTATGAGCTCCAAAAATAA
- a CDS encoding carboxypeptidase-like regulatory domain-containing protein: MKLLKILRTFMFMVLLGTIVCVVSSCNNDDDPVSKGIGTITGVVLDEAGVPIDGVTVTMGGMGGTEATINTGTDGKYTFENVSIESHSVTFSKTGYQTVSLTVTADKFDGNKVATTTVAMVNASAKISGIITDGKNGGAPLSGVTVSITPAVSATTEADGKYSLENLIADDYVVTFIKANYVTQTKKVSKADFVDGMVTLDVVMGGAELLRGLTLADLLTADKWYYNEYRGGGNADAYPHWDWACNYFSSMTFKGKWEEQWEGTTLQIRNDPGDRTNPADLEVFDSYTYGSKKITADNKILSVRLRTHNADEASPAYFGVQVVDLSAAEPQAVQIGETKQYGSGNYTDFTFDLSAYVGKEVIVAIGIYRKETGDYWKQLVLRAVRFADRKVEGWDWLPGNEVIDGWKLTQETVRSTMPQTKKHFTGISPISAGRDVNMQTGYPAAYQAWRAVSHIGHEWSFVPLKKDPEVFPSEGYLIKTRNTSEVSTEVPESYYYAKFAIASGSNQLTLKTRNFGSNPTYFKLTAIKEDGTVTHIAPKSNTAQEASSASNGCWKFKHGDGGAGNPEGYASFVYDLSQFNGNNVVLAFGVYNGVANSGENKLVFYSIDLK; this comes from the coding sequence ATGAAATTATTAAAGATTTTACGAACTTTTATGTTCATGGTCTTGCTAGGAACTATAGTGTGTGTAGTAAGCTCCTGTAATAATGACGATGATCCGGTCAGTAAAGGTATAGGTACAATTACCGGTGTTGTGCTTGATGAAGCAGGAGTACCCATTGACGGAGTTACCGTTACAATGGGAGGAATGGGCGGAACCGAGGCAACAATAAATACCGGAACCGACGGAAAATACACATTCGAAAATGTTTCTATCGAGTCGCATTCCGTTACCTTCTCAAAAACGGGATATCAAACAGTCAGTCTGACGGTTACAGCCGATAAATTTGATGGTAATAAAGTTGCTACCACCACAGTGGCAATGGTAAATGCTTCAGCGAAAATTTCCGGTATCATTACCGATGGAAAGAACGGAGGAGCACCACTTTCCGGAGTAACAGTCAGTATAACTCCAGCAGTATCGGCCACTACTGAGGCAGATGGTAAATATAGCCTCGAAAACCTCATTGCCGATGATTATGTCGTAACATTTATTAAAGCCAATTATGTAACCCAGACAAAAAAAGTGAGCAAAGCCGATTTTGTTGACGGAATGGTAACATTGGATGTAGTAATGGGAGGAGCAGAACTTCTACGTGGTTTAACCTTAGCCGATTTGTTAACTGCCGATAAATGGTATTATAATGAATACCGTGGTGGAGGTAATGCCGATGCTTACCCTCATTGGGATTGGGCTTGTAACTATTTCAGCTCGATGACCTTTAAAGGTAAGTGGGAAGAACAATGGGAAGGTACAACATTGCAAATCCGTAATGATCCGGGTGACCGCACTAATCCTGCCGACTTGGAAGTGTTTGACTCGTATACATACGGCAGCAAAAAGATTACGGCAGATAACAAAATCCTTTCGGTGAGACTACGTACACATAATGCTGATGAAGCATCACCGGCTTACTTTGGTGTACAGGTAGTTGACCTTTCGGCAGCCGAACCTCAAGCAGTACAAATAGGAGAAACTAAGCAATACGGATCAGGTAATTACACCGACTTTACTTTCGACCTGAGTGCATACGTTGGCAAAGAAGTAATTGTTGCTATTGGTATCTATCGCAAAGAAACAGGAGATTACTGGAAACAACTTGTTCTTCGTGCAGTTCGTTTTGCCGACAGAAAGGTTGAAGGCTGGGATTGGTTACCGGGTAACGAAGTAATAGACGGATGGAAACTTACACAAGAAACAGTACGTTCTACTATGCCCCAGACGAAAAAGCATTTTACAGGTATAAGTCCTATCAGTGCAGGAAGGGATGTGAATATGCAAACCGGATATCCGGCAGCTTATCAGGCATGGCGTGCAGTTTCACACATCGGACACGAATGGTCGTTTGTTCCTTTGAAGAAAGACCCCGAAGTATTCCCCTCTGAAGGTTACTTAATCAAAACCCGTAATACATCCGAAGTAAGTACCGAAGTTCCCGAATCGTATTACTATGCCAAATTTGCCATTGCTTCAGGAAGTAATCAGTTGACATTGAAAACCCGAAACTTCGGAAGTAACCCTACATACTTTAAATTGACAGCTATTAAAGAAGATGGTACTGTGACCCATATAGCACCTAAATCCAATACAGCTCAGGAAGCATCCTCGGCAAGTAATGGCTGTTGGAAATTTAAACATGGAGACGGTGGAGCAGGTAATCCCGAAGGTTATGCTTCGTTTGTATATGATCTGTCGCAGTTTAATGGTAATAACGTAGTACTTGCCTTTGGAGTATACAATGGAGTTGCCAATTCGGGCGAGAATAAATTGGTTTTCTATTCGATTGATTTAAAATAA
- a CDS encoding GH92 family glycosyl hydrolase, which produces MRNLTVLFLLIISFFSIKLNAQTTPVDYVSTLVGTQSKHSLSTGNTYPAIAMPWGMNFWMPQTGKMGDGWAYTYDADKIRGFKQTHQPSPWINDYGQFAIMPITGKVVFDQDERASWFSHKAEVAKPYYYRVYLADHDVVTEITPTERAAMFRFTFPENDNSSVIVDAFDNGSYVKIIPEQNKIIGYTTKNSGGVPDNFKNYFVIVFDKPFTHTASSVNNTIQKGVLEAKENHAGAIIGFSTKKGEVVHAKVASSFISYDQAELNLKELGNDTFDQITAKGRNEWNKVLGRIEVEDDNIDNLRTFYSCLYRSVLFPRSFYEINSEGKPVHYSPYNGEVLPGYMFTDTGFWDTFRSLFPFLNLMYPSMNAKMQEGLANTYKESGFLPEWASPGHRGCMVGNNSASVVADAYLKGLRGYDIETLWEAVVSGANSVHPTVSSTGRLGYQYYNKLGYVPYNVGINESAARTLEYAYDDWTIYKLGKALNKPEKEIAIYAKRAMNYKNLFDPEHKLMRGRNEDGTFQSPFNPLKWGDAFTEGNSWHYTWSVFHDPQGLINLMGGQNGFNQMLDSVFNVPPLFDDSYYGGVIHEIREMQIMNMGNYAHGNQPVQHMIYLYNYSGEPWKAQYWVREVMDKLYTPNPDGYCGDEDNGQTSAWYVFSALGFYPVCPGADQYIIGSPLFKSVKLNLENGKQVRIKAENNGKVNRYISSLSVDGQPYTKNYLTYDELLKGAAIDFKMSPTPNKQRGINAADFPYSFSNELKTTTISRKKK; this is translated from the coding sequence ATGCGAAATCTTACTGTCTTATTTTTATTAATCATTTCTTTTTTTTCTATTAAACTGAATGCCCAGACTACTCCTGTCGATTATGTGAGTACGTTGGTTGGCACACAATCTAAACATTCGCTGTCTACAGGTAATACCTATCCGGCAATAGCTATGCCATGGGGTATGAACTTCTGGATGCCGCAAACCGGCAAAATGGGCGATGGTTGGGCATATACCTATGATGCCGACAAAATCAGAGGTTTTAAGCAAACCCATCAACCCAGCCCTTGGATAAACGATTACGGGCAATTTGCAATTATGCCCATTACAGGCAAAGTTGTTTTTGATCAGGATGAGCGTGCCAGTTGGTTCTCTCATAAAGCAGAAGTTGCCAAACCTTATTATTATCGTGTTTATCTAGCCGATCATGATGTGGTTACCGAAATTACACCTACCGAACGTGCAGCTATGTTTCGGTTTACCTTTCCTGAGAATGATAATTCGTCAGTAATCGTAGATGCATTCGATAACGGATCGTATGTGAAGATCATTCCTGAACAAAATAAGATTATCGGTTATACCACAAAAAACAGTGGAGGAGTACCCGATAATTTCAAGAATTATTTTGTCATCGTATTTGATAAACCATTCACTCACACCGCTTCTTCAGTCAACAATACAATACAAAAAGGTGTATTGGAAGCAAAAGAAAATCATGCCGGAGCAATCATCGGTTTCTCCACTAAAAAAGGAGAAGTTGTACATGCTAAAGTAGCATCTTCGTTTATCAGCTACGATCAGGCAGAATTAAATCTGAAAGAATTGGGTAATGATACTTTTGACCAGATAACAGCCAAAGGTCGAAATGAGTGGAATAAAGTATTAGGACGTATTGAAGTCGAAGACGATAATATTGATAACCTTCGCACATTCTATTCATGCCTGTATCGTTCGGTGCTGTTTCCCCGTAGTTTCTATGAAATTAATTCCGAAGGAAAGCCTGTACATTACAGTCCTTATAACGGAGAAGTATTGCCCGGATATATGTTTACCGATACCGGATTTTGGGATACATTCCGCTCTCTGTTTCCGTTCCTGAATCTGATGTATCCATCTATGAATGCGAAGATGCAGGAAGGTTTGGCCAACACATACAAAGAAAGCGGATTTTTACCCGAGTGGGCTAGTCCCGGTCACAGAGGCTGTATGGTTGGTAACAATTCCGCATCCGTAGTAGCAGATGCTTATCTCAAAGGACTGAGAGGATATGACATCGAAACTCTTTGGGAAGCAGTTGTCAGCGGAGCCAACAGTGTACATCCCACGGTAAGTTCAACCGGCCGTCTAGGATATCAATATTACAACAAGCTAGGATATGTGCCATACAATGTAGGCATCAATGAAAGTGCAGCTCGTACATTAGAGTATGCATATGACGACTGGACTATCTATAAACTGGGAAAGGCACTGAATAAACCCGAGAAAGAAATCGCGATATACGCCAAAAGAGCGATGAATTATAAGAATCTGTTCGATCCCGAGCACAAACTTATGAGAGGACGTAACGAAGATGGAACTTTCCAATCACCGTTTAATCCTTTGAAATGGGGAGATGCTTTCACCGAAGGCAATAGCTGGCATTACACTTGGTCGGTATTCCATGACCCTCAGGGATTGATTAACTTGATGGGAGGACAGAACGGTTTCAACCAGATGCTCGATTCGGTATTCAATGTACCCCCTTTATTTGACGATAGTTATTACGGAGGTGTGATTCACGAAATCAGAGAGATGCAGATAATGAATATGGGTAATTATGCACATGGAAATCAACCCGTTCAGCACATGATTTATTTATACAATTATTCAGGAGAACCCTGGAAGGCTCAATATTGGGTGAGAGAAGTAATGGATAAGTTATATACACCTAATCCCGACGGATATTGCGGTGATGAAGATAACGGACAAACTTCAGCCTGGTATGTGTTTTCAGCTTTAGGCTTTTATCCAGTTTGCCCCGGAGCAGACCAATATATAATAGGATCTCCTTTATTTAAGAGTGTAAAACTTAATCTGGAAAATGGAAAGCAAGTTCGCATTAAAGCCGAAAACAACGGAAAAGTAAACAGATATATTTCGTCATTATCAGTAGACGGGCAACCTTATACCAAAAACTATCTGACTTATGATGAATTGTTGAAAGGTGCTGCAATTGACTTCAAAATGTCTCCGACCCCAAATAAGCAAAGAGGAATCAATGCTGCCGATTTTCCTTACTCGTTTTCAAATGAATTAAAAACAACAACTATATCTAGAAAAAAGAAGTAA